A single genomic interval of Scatophagus argus isolate fScaArg1 chromosome 22, fScaArg1.pri, whole genome shotgun sequence harbors:
- the LOC124053886 gene encoding homeodomain-interacting protein kinase 1-like produces MSMNYREKVQSLTSSSDDDSLVILDTLASPSSKYFVKSILGEGSFGTVTKCIKAATKGTVAVKIMKKKSLTSEAQNEMAILEYLRAFDSDRFNFVKWTDSFIDREHVCIEFELLDISLFDFMRKKHTCCLSVNEIRPILYQVATTLEFLRNLGLVHADLKPNNIMMVDHVNQPLKVKMIDFGLARHASQSQRGSYLQPRYYRSPEVILGLPYTTAIDIWSLGCIAAELFLGNVLYPGDSEYDMLRHITQTQGQLPQELLNNGLKTEWFFRRKMYRQRQWTLKTPFEYGRAVFTETHFNSLDDLNKVKPVCHLSDEDNRAEITDRETFVDLLKKMLQLDVSKRITPSQILEDLFITMNDLAASYPNSLYKKSSCEMMQVCQDQQPCLSPQASTSTSTSTSTSTSTSTSTISTAPLDQSISRQPRPAWHRHKEHPLIQNIASAISSSLSIHNDISEPQQISFSVNHKRSEPEHRLPVSSKVRSCPGRDGLTRKRSRDTFESSMSSERSTKRTLPAQKRRKVNMDFFETLKSRLDYGSIGQSINPESKRPWVTLVTAQSCNRSSGSPERERRMKDGDQTPKELPQNTNKTPAEATSSAAEAKHQRKRTWATFVASHSGTRTPGTGSPKRKRMRMDPEEVEKKTKVSNNSHQASSSMSKESQRDEKNPDCSSPDMPR; encoded by the exons ATG TCTATGAATTACAGGGAGAAAGTTCAATCTTTGACATCCTCCTCAGATGACGACTCTCTCGTTATTTTGGACACCCtggcctccccctcctccaaaTACTTTGTGAAGTCTATTTTGGGGGAGGGCAGCTTTGGAACCGTCACCAAGTGCATAAAGGCAGCCACAAAAGGAACGGTGGCTGTGAagataatgaagaaaaaaagtttaacgTCCGAGGCGCAGAATGAG ATGGCCATCCTTGAATACCTGAGAGCTTTCGACTCAGACAGATTCAACTTTGTCAAGTGGACTGATAGCTTCATTGACCGAGAGCACGTTTGCATAGAGTTTGAACTGCTCGACATAAGTCTGTTCGATTTCATGCGGAAGAAACatacctgctgtctctctgtgaaCGAAATACGTCCTATCTTATACCAG GTGGCTACAACTCTAGAATTCCTGAGGAACCTCGGACTTGTTCACGCCGACCTCAAACCAAACAACATCATGATGGTGGACCATGTAAACCAGCCGCTGAAGGTTAAAATGATCGACTTTGGCTTAGCTCGTCACGCCTCACAGTCACAGAGGGGCTCGTATCTCCAGCCACGCTATTACAG GTCTCCAGAGGTCATCCTTGGACTTCCCTACACAACAGCCATTGACATCTGGTCTTTGGGCTGCATCGCTGCAGAGCTTTTCTTGGGCAATGTCTTGTACCCCGGGGACAGTGAATATGACATG TTACGACATATTACGCAGACTCAGGGTCAGCTGCCACAGGAACTTCTCAACAATGGACTAAAAACCGAGTGGTTTTTTCGGAGGAAGATGTATCGTCAACGTCAGTGGACATTAAAG ACACCATTCGAGTATGGACGCGCAGTTTTTACTGAGACTCATTTCAACTCCCTGGATGATCTAAATAAG GTAAAGCCAGTCTGCCATCTGTCAGATGAGGACAACAGGGCAGAAATCACAGACAGGGAGACCTTTGTAGATCTGCTGAAGAAGATGCTGCAGCTGGATGTCAGCAAAAGGATAACACCCAGTCAGATTCTTGAGGATCTATTCATCACCATGAATGACCTTGCAGCCAGCTACCCCAACAGCCTCTA CAAAAAATCATCTTGTGAAATGATGCAAGTGTGTCAGGATCAGCAGCCATGCCTGAGCCCACAGGcctccaccagcaccagcaccagcaccagcaccagcaccagcaccagcaccagcaccatcAGCACTGCCCCCCTGGACCAGTCAATCTCCCGACAGCCACGTCCTGCTtggcacagacacaaagaacatCCCCTCATCCAGAACATTGCATCAGCCATCTCCAGCAGCCTCTCCATCCACAACGACATATCAGAACCTCAGCAAATTAGCTTTTCTGTTAACCACAAAAGGAGCGAACCAGAACACCGGTTGCCTGTCAGCTCTAAGGTTCGGTCCTGTCCAGGCAGAGATGGTCTTACCAGGAAAAGATCGAGGGACACTTTTGAATCTTCAATGAGTAGTGAAAG AAGCACAAAAAGGACCCTGCCGGcgcagaagaggaggaaggtgaaCATGGATTTCTTCGAGACACTCAAAAGTAGGCTCGACTATGGCAGCATTGGTCAGTCAATCAATCCAGAGAGCAAAAGACCATGGGTCACACTGGTAACTGCACAAAGCTGCAACAGAAGCTCAGGCTCACCAGAGAGGGAACGGAGAATGAAGGATGGTGATCAGACACCCAAAG AATTACCTCAAAACACTAACAAGACTCCAGCAGAAGCAACATCCAGCGCAGCCGAAGCAAAGcatcagaggaagaggacatggGCCACTTTTGTAGCCTCACATAGTGGGACAAG AACACCAGGCACTGGCTcaccaaagaggaagaggatgagg atggacccagaggaggtggagaaaaaaacaa AGGTGTCCAACAACTCTCACCAGGCTTCATCTAGCAtgtccaaagagtcacagcgtgacgaaaa aaacccagactgctcatctccagacatgccgagg
- the LOC124053887 gene encoding homeodomain-interacting protein kinase 1-like, protein MSMNYREKVQSLTSSSDDDSLVILDTLASPSSKYFVKSILGEGSFGTVTKCIKAATKGTVAVKIMKKRSLTSEAQNEMAILEYLRAFDSDRFNFVKWTDSFIDREHVCIEFELLDISLFDFMQKKHTCCLSVNEIRPILYQVATTLEFLRNLGLVHADLKPNNIMMVDHVNQPLKVKMIDFGLARHVSQSQRGSYLQPRYYRSPEVILGLPYTTAIDIWSLGCIAAELFLGNVLYPGDSEYDMLRHITQTQGQLPQELLNNGLKTEWFFRRKMYRQRQWTLKTPFEYGRAVFTETHFNSLDDLNKVKPVCHLSDEDNRAEITDRETFVDLLKKMLQLDVSKRITPSQILEDLFITMNDLAASYPNSLYKKSSCEMMQVCQDQQPCLSPQASTSTSTSTSTSTISTAPLDQSISRQPRPAWHRHKEHPLIQNIASAISSSLSIHNDISEPQQISFSVNHKRSEPEHRLPVSSKVRSCPGRDGLTRKRSRDTFESSMSSERQVLYDYPVLILLQTYVT, encoded by the exons ATG TCTATGAATTACAGGGAGAAAGTTCAATCTTTGACATCCTCCTCAGATGACGACTCTCTCGTTATTTTGGACACCCtggcctccccctcctccaaaTACTTCGTGAAGTCTATTTTGGGGGAGGGCAGCTTTGGAACCGTCACCAAGTGCATAAAGGCAGCCACAAAAGGAACGGTGGCTGTGAAGATAATGAAGAAAAGAAGTTTAACGTCCGAGGCGCAGAATGAG ATGGCCATCCTTGAATACCTGAGAGCTTTCGACTCAGACAGATTCAACTTTGTCAAGTGGACTGATAGCTTCATTGACCGAGAGCACGTTTGCATAGAGTTTGAACTGCTTGACATAAGTCTGTTCGATTTCATGCAGAAGAAACatacctgctgtctctctgtgaaCGAAATACGTCCTATCTTATACCAG GTGGCTACAACTCTAGAATTCCTGAGGAACCTCGGACTTGTTCACGCCGACCTCAAACCAAACAACATCATGATGGTGGACCATGTAAACCAGCCGCTGAAGGTTAAAATGATCGACTTTGGCTTAGCTCGTCACGTCTCACAGTCACAGAGGGGCTCGTATCTCCAGCCACGCTATTACAG GTCTCCAGAGGTCATCCTTGGACTTCCCTACACAACAGCCATTGACATCTGGTCTTTGGGCTGCATCGCTGCAGAGCTTTTCTTGGGCAATGTCTTGTACCCCGGGGACAGTGAATATGACATG TTACGACATATTACGCAGACTCAGGGTCAGCTGCCACAGGAACTTCTCAACAATGGACTAAAAACCGAGTGGTTTTTTCGGAGGAAGATGTATCGTCAACGTCAGTGGACATTAAAG ACACCATTCGAGTATGGACGCGCAGTTTTTACTGAGACTCATTTCAACTCCCTGGATGATCTAAATAAG GTAAAGCCAGTCTGCCATCTGTCAGATGAGGACAACAGGGCAGAAATCACAGACAGGGAGACCTTTGTAGATCTGCTGAAGAAGATGCTGCAGCTGGATGTCAGCAAAAGGATAACACCCAGTCAGATTCTTGAGGATCTATTCATCACCATGAATGACCTTGCAGCCAGCTACCCCAACAGCCTCTA CAAAAAATCATCTTGTGAAATGATGCAAGTGTGTCAGGATCAGCAGCCATGCCTGAGCCCACAGGcctccaccagcaccagcaccagcaccagcaccagcaccatcAGCACTGCCCCCCTGGACCAGTCAATCTCCCGACAGCCACGTCCTGCTtggcacagacacaaagaacatCCCCTCATCCAGAACATTGCATCAGCCATCTCCAGCAGCCTCTCCATCCACAACGACATATCAGAACCTCAGCAAATTAGCTTTTCTGTTAACCACAAAAGGAGCGAACCAGAACACCGGTTGCCTGTCAGCTCTAAGGTTCGGTCCTGTCCAGGCAGAGATGGTCTTACCAGGAAAAGATCGAGGGACACTTTTGAATCTTCAATGAGTAGTGAAAGGCAAGTGTTGTATGACTATCCTGTGCTGATTTTATTACAGACTTATGTTACATGA